Proteins encoded in a region of the Diospyros lotus cultivar Yz01 chromosome 9, ASM1463336v1, whole genome shotgun sequence genome:
- the LOC127809476 gene encoding membrane-bound O-acyltransferase gup1 isoform X2: MANMLRQYHHLKAKGMSVVWLLISLVYLSYLHGACLIFILLIASVNFLLVKIFGRKKYFPFVLWIFNICILICNRVFEGYRFSSFGHHLAYLDNFRGTFRWHICFNFVTLRLISFGYDYHWACHNPHFDQKKHILSCPKCSSGQSCYLLLQEKNLQSGNFSFGIYLSYLVYAPLYIAGPILSFNAFASQLDTPQKNYLLRQVVWYGLRWFFSFFLMELMTHFLYYNAFAISGLWKQLSPMEVFIVGYGVLNFMWLKFFLIWRYFRFWALVSGIEAPENMPKCINNCYNLESFWKNWHASFNKWLVRYMYIPLGGSQRKLVNIWVVFTFVAVWHDLEWKLLSWAWLTCIFFVPEMIVKSAAKTFQVHSAFEDFIFRELSAVAGSITITCLMVANLVGYVIGPSGMNWLVSRFLQKEGLPTLGGMFVTFYVGTKLMFHIRDAKQRRD; the protein is encoded by the exons ATGGCTAATATGTTAAGGCAATACCATCATCTAAAAGCAAAGGGAATGTCCGTTGTTTGGCTTTTGATATCGTTGGTTTATTTGTCATATCTTCACGGAGCTTG tcTCATCTTTATCCTCCTGATTGCTTCAGTTAATTTTCTTCTTGTAAAG ATATTTGGCCGGAAAAAGTATTTCCCGTTTGTGCTTTGGATTTTCAACATATGTATTCTTATATGTAACCGTGTTTTTGAGGGATATAGGTTCTCAAGTTTCGG ACATCATTTGGCATATTTGGATAACTTCCGTGGTACCTTCAGATGGCACATATGctttaattttg TTACATTACGCCTGATAAGCTTTGGGTACGACTACCACTGGGCCTGTCATAATCCTCACTTTGATCAAAAG AAGCACATCCTAAGTTGCCCTAAATGTTCATCAGGCCAATCATGCTACCTATTATTACAG GAGAAAAATCTCCAGAGTGGTAATTTCTCCTTTGGTATATACCTATCTTATTTGGTATATGCTCCCCTCTATATTGCTGGACCAATTCTAAGCTTCAATGCATTTGCTTCACAG CTAGACACTCCTCAAAAAAACTATTTACTTAGACAGGTGGTGTGGTATGGATTGCGCTGGTTTTTCAGTTTTTTCCTAATGGAATTAATGACACACTTTCTTTACTACAATGCCTTTGCTATAAG TGGCTTGTGGAAACAATTATCTCCAATGGAAGTCTTCATCGTTGGATATGGG GTCCTAAATTTCATGTGGCTTAAGTTTTTCCTAATCTGGCGCTACTTTCGGTTCTGGGCATTG GTCAGCGGCATTGAGGCTCCTGAGAATATGCCAAAATGCATAAACAATTGCTATAACTTGGAAAGTTTTTGGAAAAACTGGCATGCTTCCTTTAACAAGTGGCTTGTCAG GTACATGTACATTCCACTTGGCGGTTCTCAAAGAAAGCTAGTCAATATATGGGTCGTCTTCACATTTGTTGCCGTATGGCATGATTTAGAATG GAAGCTTCTTTCTTGGGCATGGTTGACGTGTATATTCTTTGTCCCAGAAATGATTGTGAAGTCAGCAGCCAAGACTTTTcag GTTCACAGTGCTTTTGAGGACTTCATTTTTCGTGAACTCAGTGCAGTTGCCGGTTCCATCACAATCACCTGTCTTATG GTAGCCAACCTTGTTGGTTATGTGATTGGACCATCGGGCATGAATTGGTTGGTTTCTCGATTCCTTCAGAAAGAAG GTCTACCGACACTTGGTGGCATGTTTGTTACATTTTACGTTGGCACAAAG CTTATGTTCCATATTCGTGATGCCAAGCAAAGGAGGGACTAA
- the LOC127809476 gene encoding membrane-bound O-acyltransferase gup1 isoform X1: protein MDRSSWRRRELVFLVLYAFAFYVFIIRRSLQLAHDHYGRLYGLRYGWFWDRLNDVSDAQWRNFRGNLPILTAVFGIFTLMANMLRQYHHLKAKGMSVVWLLISLVYLSYLHGACLIFILLIASVNFLLVKIFGRKKYFPFVLWIFNICILICNRVFEGYRFSSFGHHLAYLDNFRGTFRWHICFNFVTLRLISFGYDYHWACHNPHFDQKKHILSCPKCSSGQSCYLLLQEKNLQSGNFSFGIYLSYLVYAPLYIAGPILSFNAFASQLDTPQKNYLLRQVVWYGLRWFFSFFLMELMTHFLYYNAFAISGLWKQLSPMEVFIVGYGVLNFMWLKFFLIWRYFRFWALVSGIEAPENMPKCINNCYNLESFWKNWHASFNKWLVRYMYIPLGGSQRKLVNIWVVFTFVAVWHDLEWKLLSWAWLTCIFFVPEMIVKSAAKTFQVHSAFEDFIFRELSAVAGSITITCLMVANLVGYVIGPSGMNWLVSRFLQKEGLPTLGGMFVTFYVGTKLMFHIRDAKQRRD from the exons GATGTATCTGATGCCCAATGGAGAAATTTCCGTGGAAATTTACCCATTCTTACAGCtgtttttggaatttttacCTTGATGGCTAATATGTTAAGGCAATACCATCATCTAAAAGCAAAGGGAATGTCCGTTGTTTGGCTTTTGATATCGTTGGTTTATTTGTCATATCTTCACGGAGCTTG tcTCATCTTTATCCTCCTGATTGCTTCAGTTAATTTTCTTCTTGTAAAG ATATTTGGCCGGAAAAAGTATTTCCCGTTTGTGCTTTGGATTTTCAACATATGTATTCTTATATGTAACCGTGTTTTTGAGGGATATAGGTTCTCAAGTTTCGG ACATCATTTGGCATATTTGGATAACTTCCGTGGTACCTTCAGATGGCACATATGctttaattttg TTACATTACGCCTGATAAGCTTTGGGTACGACTACCACTGGGCCTGTCATAATCCTCACTTTGATCAAAAG AAGCACATCCTAAGTTGCCCTAAATGTTCATCAGGCCAATCATGCTACCTATTATTACAG GAGAAAAATCTCCAGAGTGGTAATTTCTCCTTTGGTATATACCTATCTTATTTGGTATATGCTCCCCTCTATATTGCTGGACCAATTCTAAGCTTCAATGCATTTGCTTCACAG CTAGACACTCCTCAAAAAAACTATTTACTTAGACAGGTGGTGTGGTATGGATTGCGCTGGTTTTTCAGTTTTTTCCTAATGGAATTAATGACACACTTTCTTTACTACAATGCCTTTGCTATAAG TGGCTTGTGGAAACAATTATCTCCAATGGAAGTCTTCATCGTTGGATATGGG GTCCTAAATTTCATGTGGCTTAAGTTTTTCCTAATCTGGCGCTACTTTCGGTTCTGGGCATTG GTCAGCGGCATTGAGGCTCCTGAGAATATGCCAAAATGCATAAACAATTGCTATAACTTGGAAAGTTTTTGGAAAAACTGGCATGCTTCCTTTAACAAGTGGCTTGTCAG GTACATGTACATTCCACTTGGCGGTTCTCAAAGAAAGCTAGTCAATATATGGGTCGTCTTCACATTTGTTGCCGTATGGCATGATTTAGAATG GAAGCTTCTTTCTTGGGCATGGTTGACGTGTATATTCTTTGTCCCAGAAATGATTGTGAAGTCAGCAGCCAAGACTTTTcag GTTCACAGTGCTTTTGAGGACTTCATTTTTCGTGAACTCAGTGCAGTTGCCGGTTCCATCACAATCACCTGTCTTATG GTAGCCAACCTTGTTGGTTATGTGATTGGACCATCGGGCATGAATTGGTTGGTTTCTCGATTCCTTCAGAAAGAAG GTCTACCGACACTTGGTGGCATGTTTGTTACATTTTACGTTGGCACAAAG CTTATGTTCCATATTCGTGATGCCAAGCAAAGGAGGGACTAA